One Microbacterium sp. zg-B96 genomic region harbors:
- a CDS encoding sugar transferase produces MLTWIVYGTQIAWFGLGNVEVTVRADSRLSEVSYWAFSAMLVLLWMWMLSLFDTRDSRIIGSGPTEYTSIMRASMALFGGIAIVAFLTRVDVARGYLLISLPFGMGVLLFVRWLWRQWLVAKRSVGEYSARVLLVGSRQSVLDIAAELVRAPSSGYRIVGACVPGASEHETLAATTIPIVGDVSAVDHAVAATGADTVIVTSTDELPPNKVKQISWGLEAGRQHLVIAPSIMDVAGPRIQTRPVAGLPLIHVETPRFSGGQRVVKRAMDLAASIVGVVVISPLLAFFAVAVRLSSEGPVFFRQRRIGLGGREFTMLKFRTMVVNAEELIDELRDQQRDSGNEVLFKMKDDPRVTRIGRIMRRFSLDELPQLFNVIGGSMSLVGPRPPLPREVVMYEQHVHRRFLSKPGITGLWQVSGRSTLSWEDSVRLDLSYVDNWSLVSDLVILAKTVKAVLAPGSSAS; encoded by the coding sequence GTGCTCACCTGGATCGTATACGGTACTCAGATCGCCTGGTTCGGCCTAGGCAATGTGGAGGTCACCGTCCGCGCCGACAGCCGGCTGAGCGAAGTCTCATACTGGGCGTTCTCGGCGATGCTGGTCCTCCTATGGATGTGGATGCTGAGCTTGTTTGACACCCGCGACTCGCGCATCATCGGGAGCGGCCCGACGGAGTACACCAGTATCATGCGAGCGAGCATGGCGCTCTTCGGCGGCATCGCAATCGTCGCGTTTCTAACCCGGGTAGATGTAGCACGCGGCTACCTTCTAATTAGCCTGCCGTTCGGCATGGGGGTACTTCTCTTCGTGCGGTGGCTCTGGCGGCAGTGGCTCGTCGCCAAGCGATCTGTGGGTGAGTATTCCGCCCGTGTGCTGCTGGTGGGCTCCCGCCAGTCAGTGCTCGATATCGCGGCCGAGCTGGTGCGCGCGCCCAGCAGCGGTTACCGCATCGTGGGGGCGTGCGTGCCTGGGGCAAGCGAGCACGAAACGCTCGCGGCAACGACAATCCCGATCGTGGGAGACGTGAGCGCTGTAGATCACGCCGTCGCCGCCACGGGCGCCGACACCGTGATCGTCACGAGCACGGACGAGCTTCCTCCAAACAAGGTGAAGCAGATCTCGTGGGGCCTAGAGGCTGGCCGTCAGCACTTGGTCATCGCGCCGAGCATCATGGACGTCGCCGGTCCGCGCATCCAGACACGACCGGTCGCGGGCCTTCCCCTTATCCACGTTGAGACGCCACGCTTCAGCGGCGGTCAGCGGGTGGTGAAGCGCGCCATGGACCTCGCCGCGTCGATAGTCGGCGTCGTCGTCATTAGCCCCCTGCTCGCGTTTTTCGCAGTCGCCGTGCGACTGTCCAGCGAGGGTCCGGTCTTCTTCCGCCAGAGGCGCATCGGCCTCGGGGGGCGGGAGTTCACCATGCTGAAGTTCCGCACGATGGTGGTCAACGCTGAGGAGCTCATTGACGAGCTCCGCGACCAGCAGCGCGACAGCGGCAACGAGGTCCTGTTCAAGATGAAGGACGACCCTCGCGTTACTCGGATCGGCCGCATCATGCGGAGGTTCAGCCTGGACGAACTGCCCCAACTGTTCAACGTGATTGGTGGATCGATGTCACTCGTCGGGCCACGCCCGCCGCTTCCCCGCGAGGTGGTGATGTACGAGCAGCACGTTCACCGTCGCTTTCTCTCGAAGCCCGGCATCACCGGACTGTGGCAGGTGAGCGGCCGCTCAACTTTGAGTTGGGAGGACTCGGTTCGACTCGACCTATCCTACGTCGATAACTGGTCCCTTGTGAGCGACCTGGTCATTCTTGCCAAGACCGTGAAGGCGGTTCTCGCTCCGGGCAGCTCTGCGTCCTAG
- the gmd gene encoding GDP-mannose 4,6-dehydratase: protein MTKRALITGITGQDGSYLAELLLSKGYEVHGLIRRASTFNTSRIDHLYVDPHDPEAKLFLHYGDLSDGARLVTLMAQINPDEVYNLAAQSHVRVSFDEPEHTADTTGTGTIRLLEAVRLSGIHTRFYQASSSELYGATPPPQDEDTPFYPRSPYAAAKLYSYWITKNYREAYEMFAVNGILFNHESPRRGETFVTRKITRAVARIKAGTQKDLYLGNLESIRDWGYAAEYVEGMWRMLQVDTPEDFVLATGVGYTIKDFLETSFGHVGLDWMEFVKFDERYLRPTEVDALIGDPSKAADKLGWTPTIDGKELAKLMVDADITALEEGQHWIDTVKLPSWAAA, encoded by the coding sequence ATGACCAAGCGCGCCCTTATCACCGGTATCACCGGCCAGGACGGCTCCTATCTCGCCGAGTTGTTGTTGTCAAAGGGGTACGAGGTGCACGGCCTCATCCGCCGCGCCTCCACCTTCAACACCTCACGCATCGATCACCTTTACGTCGACCCGCACGATCCCGAAGCGAAGCTCTTCCTGCACTACGGCGATCTCAGCGACGGCGCGCGCCTGGTGACGTTGATGGCGCAGATCAACCCCGACGAGGTATACAACCTCGCGGCACAGTCGCACGTGCGGGTGTCATTCGACGAACCGGAGCACACCGCCGACACCACCGGAACCGGCACGATTCGTCTGCTCGAGGCGGTGCGCCTCTCCGGCATCCACACGCGCTTCTACCAGGCCTCGTCGTCTGAACTCTACGGCGCGACCCCTCCCCCGCAGGACGAGGACACCCCGTTCTACCCGCGTTCCCCCTACGCCGCAGCGAAGCTCTACAGCTATTGGATCACCAAGAACTACCGCGAGGCCTACGAAATGTTCGCGGTCAACGGGATCCTGTTCAACCACGAGTCCCCTCGCCGAGGGGAGACGTTCGTCACCCGCAAGATCACCCGCGCCGTTGCCCGCATCAAGGCCGGCACCCAGAAAGACCTGTATCTCGGCAACCTGGAATCCATCCGCGACTGGGGTTACGCCGCCGAGTACGTCGAGGGTATGTGGCGCATGCTGCAGGTCGACACACCGGAAGACTTCGTCTTGGCCACCGGCGTCGGGTACACCATTAAGGACTTCCTCGAAACGTCCTTCGGCCACGTCGGACTGGACTGGATGGAGTTCGTCAAATTCGACGAGCGCTACCTGCGCCCCACCGAGGTCGACGCCCTGATCGGCGACCCGTCAAAGGCGGCGGACAAGCTGGGTTGGACCCCGACCATCGACGGCAAGGAGCTCGCCAAGCTCATGGTCGACGCCGACATCACGGCCCTCGAAGAGGGCCAGCACTGGATCGACACCGTCAAGCTCCCCTCGTGGGCCGCAGCGTGA
- a CDS encoding DUF6625 family protein: MGCGACCRATPPQSHHRALGLGHKLGPRDQHSIIVVSVYFGPLPPYFSMHLESLARNASVDWLLITDQEIGFAPANVRIVTIHWEGFRELVQARLGAGIILGRPYKICDLRPSFGELFAEYVEGYDFWGHCDLDVIFGDVRKFLTPDVLSMHDKVLIRGNFSLYRNSPAINSLYRSRPDIASFEVVMSDPAARRFDEWLGIHPIIRAENVSLWNDDVIFDLNADAFSTRANSSPRRGRYAYIWMDGKVFECDRRSLVPIREGLLIHFQRRSLNVRPSPEGGDYVVGDAEIVDARTYLEEVGTPRARFRRLHGSARFRYRWFRTRARNARNRLVAALRAYKRDSKST, encoded by the coding sequence ATGGGGTGCGGCGCATGTTGCAGAGCGACTCCGCCCCAATCGCATCATCGGGCCCTCGGATTGGGGCATAAGTTGGGCCCCCGTGACCAGCACAGCATCATTGTTGTCTCGGTATATTTCGGCCCGCTCCCGCCATATTTCTCGATGCATCTCGAATCTCTTGCGCGGAACGCGTCGGTTGACTGGTTGCTAATCACAGACCAAGAAATTGGCTTCGCGCCCGCCAATGTCCGAATTGTGACGATCCACTGGGAAGGGTTCCGGGAGTTGGTGCAAGCGCGGCTTGGTGCTGGCATCATATTGGGGCGCCCCTACAAGATCTGTGACCTCCGTCCCTCTTTTGGAGAACTCTTTGCGGAGTATGTGGAGGGCTACGATTTCTGGGGCCATTGCGACCTCGATGTTATCTTCGGTGATGTGAGGAAATTTCTCACGCCCGACGTGCTTTCCATGCACGATAAGGTGCTTATTCGAGGCAATTTCTCGCTCTATCGAAACTCTCCCGCAATCAATTCTCTATACCGGTCGCGCCCTGACATTGCGTCGTTCGAAGTCGTGATGAGTGATCCTGCTGCCCGACGATTTGATGAGTGGCTCGGTATTCATCCGATCATTCGAGCCGAGAACGTCAGCCTGTGGAACGACGACGTGATCTTCGACCTCAACGCCGACGCATTCTCGACCCGGGCCAACAGTTCCCCCCGGAGAGGCAGATACGCGTACATCTGGATGGATGGAAAGGTATTCGAGTGCGACCGTCGCTCTCTCGTGCCGATTCGAGAAGGGCTGCTGATCCACTTTCAGCGACGGAGCTTGAATGTCAGGCCCTCCCCCGAGGGAGGCGACTATGTGGTGGGTGATGCGGAGATCGTCGACGCCCGGACGTATCTGGAGGAGGTCGGGACGCCTCGCGCCCGCTTCCGTCGGTTGCACGGGTCCGCGCGTTTTCGGTACCGGTGGTTCCGAACGAGAGCGCGCAATGCGCGCAACAGGCTCGTGGCGGCGCTACGAGCATACAAACGAGATTCCAAGTCCACTTGA
- a CDS encoding glycosyltransferase, with the protein MVQPYVPDYRVPFFELLIDALRTDDIALRVVCSEPTGSQAARGDAARPPWVTTRPARTLRLGRRSIVLTYTRKVWAKADAVIVPLMGSSLDANVAVFLQRRRKVGVWGHIAPYTAPPNPVDAFIERQLIRGSDEVFAYTPSGAAYAIDHGADPAAVTTVMNSIDTRSLASALDRVSTADIEAFRTRLQLNSRTVAAYIGGLDESKRIDLLESALDDLWEIDPGICVVIGGTGDAASRLSRAEARGQVRLLGRVDVEQKALLLRSASVIVNPGRVGLIAVDALVSGRPLVTADWPYHAPEIEYLNEGDSVFRVPGNPSALARVIADVSSQETFDGAAGTRWDYPSLEAMVEHFADGVRRMLQSDSAPIASSGPRIGA; encoded by the coding sequence GTGGTGCAACCCTACGTTCCGGACTACAGGGTGCCCTTCTTTGAGTTGCTGATTGACGCCCTGCGGACAGACGACATAGCGTTGCGCGTCGTGTGCTCCGAGCCAACAGGATCGCAAGCCGCGCGCGGGGACGCCGCTCGACCGCCCTGGGTGACAACGCGTCCGGCGCGAACTCTAAGGTTGGGACGTCGATCGATCGTTCTCACCTACACGCGCAAGGTTTGGGCCAAGGCCGATGCGGTGATTGTGCCACTCATGGGTAGTTCACTTGACGCTAATGTCGCGGTCTTCCTTCAGCGGCGGCGTAAAGTCGGCGTCTGGGGTCATATCGCTCCTTACACCGCACCACCGAACCCGGTGGATGCCTTCATCGAGCGCCAACTCATTCGCGGATCTGACGAGGTGTTTGCGTATACTCCCAGCGGGGCCGCATACGCCATTGATCATGGTGCCGATCCCGCGGCAGTCACAACAGTAATGAACAGCATCGACACAAGGTCCTTGGCCTCTGCGCTCGACCGGGTCTCAACAGCGGACATCGAGGCGTTTCGTACTCGCCTCCAACTGAATTCCCGAACGGTGGCTGCGTACATCGGCGGCCTGGACGAGAGTAAGCGCATCGACCTCCTTGAGTCCGCCCTCGACGACTTGTGGGAAATCGATCCAGGAATATGTGTCGTTATTGGCGGCACTGGGGATGCGGCCTCGCGTCTGAGCCGGGCAGAGGCGCGCGGCCAAGTGCGGCTGCTCGGCCGCGTCGACGTGGAGCAAAAGGCGCTCCTGCTCCGCTCGGCCAGTGTCATCGTCAATCCAGGGCGAGTCGGCCTCATCGCTGTGGACGCGCTGGTTTCGGGTCGTCCGCTCGTCACCGCAGATTGGCCATACCACGCCCCCGAAATCGAGTACTTGAATGAGGGCGATTCGGTGTTCAGGGTCCCCGGCAACCCCAGTGCGCTCGCTCGCGTGATAGCTGACGTCTCGAGCCAAGAAACCTTTGACGGTGCGGCTGGGACAAGGTGGGACTACCCGTCCCTTGAGGCGATGGTCGAGCACTTTGCGGATGGGGTGCGGCGCATGTTGCAGAGCGACTCCGCCCCAATCGCATCATCGGGCCCTCGGATTGGGGCATAA
- a CDS encoding glycosyltransferase, giving the protein MPSQLRRVLILGLNYPPERTGISPYTGAMAGGIASRSYETRALTAHPHYPDWAVKTGYGQWVRRENIDGVHVSRLLHYVPSRPSGMRRALSELTFGLRQAGQRWERPSVIVAVSPALISTAVSRLRSLITHPKTPFVVWVQDLYSLGLSETSQSGGIVLRTMQALEGWVLRRATRVIVIHDRFAKRVHHDFAVPMDRIEVIRNWTHLSRAPEVDRDLARVALRWGTDEVIVLHAGNMGVKQGLGNVVEAGRLAQVGGHRVRFVFLGGGSERAHLEELARDVDTVTFLEALSESEFGAALQAADVLLVNEKPGVAEMAVPSKLTSYFAAGRPVLAATDLAGITAEEIRHSGGGAVVPAGDPQALLDGVLALCADRSHASELGASGRRFRDTVLDETTAIDAFDALLSGLIDGDEPLDHFPKQTPEASSRPMNTETR; this is encoded by the coding sequence GTGCCCAGTCAGTTACGCCGAGTTCTCATCCTCGGACTCAACTATCCCCCGGAAAGGACGGGAATCTCTCCGTACACCGGTGCGATGGCGGGCGGGATCGCGAGTCGCAGCTACGAGACGCGGGCATTGACTGCGCACCCCCATTATCCTGACTGGGCTGTAAAGACAGGTTACGGGCAGTGGGTGCGGCGCGAGAACATCGACGGTGTGCACGTCAGCCGGCTCCTTCACTACGTTCCTTCCCGTCCATCTGGGATGCGTCGCGCTCTTTCCGAGCTCACCTTTGGACTCAGGCAGGCGGGACAACGGTGGGAAAGGCCTTCCGTAATCGTCGCCGTGTCTCCCGCGCTCATCTCCACTGCAGTAAGCCGCCTGCGCTCATTAATCACCCATCCCAAGACACCGTTCGTGGTGTGGGTGCAGGACCTCTATAGCCTCGGCCTCAGCGAGACAAGCCAGTCCGGCGGCATTGTCCTCCGCACGATGCAGGCCCTTGAGGGTTGGGTGTTGCGCCGCGCCACCCGCGTGATCGTGATTCATGATCGGTTCGCCAAACGCGTTCACCACGACTTTGCGGTGCCGATGGACCGAATTGAAGTGATCCGTAACTGGACCCATCTGTCCCGCGCCCCCGAGGTCGATCGCGATCTTGCGCGTGTGGCACTGCGCTGGGGCACCGACGAGGTGATCGTGCTGCACGCGGGGAACATGGGCGTTAAGCAGGGACTCGGCAATGTGGTGGAAGCTGGACGGCTCGCGCAGGTCGGCGGACACCGGGTGCGCTTCGTCTTTCTTGGTGGCGGTTCCGAGCGCGCGCACCTTGAAGAGTTGGCAAGGGACGTCGACACCGTAACGTTCCTCGAAGCGCTTTCCGAGAGTGAGTTCGGGGCGGCCCTCCAAGCCGCGGATGTGCTGCTAGTCAACGAAAAGCCCGGCGTGGCCGAGATGGCTGTACCGAGCAAGCTGACCTCGTACTTCGCCGCGGGGCGCCCAGTGCTCGCTGCCACCGACTTGGCTGGGATCACGGCCGAAGAGATCCGTCACTCGGGCGGCGGGGCGGTAGTGCCGGCCGGAGACCCGCAAGCTCTACTCGATGGCGTGTTGGCGCTGTGCGCTGACCGGTCCCACGCCAGCGAGCTCGGTGCGAGCGGGCGCCGGTTCCGCGATACGGTCCTAGACGAGACCACCGCGATCGATGCTTTCGACGCTCTGCTATCTGGCCTCATCGACGGCGATGAACCGCTCGACCATTTCCCGAAACAAACCCCTGAGGCAAGCTCCCGCCCGATGAACACGGAGACACGATGA
- a CDS encoding polysaccharide biosynthesis tyrosine autokinase: MELSDYIRILRKNWAVILVATLLGLSGAAAYSLTRTPIYESSSTVFVSTQTSGTVAELQQGSSFTQARINTYVGLVKTPIVMNPVIAELGLGITAGQLGQSVTASAALNTTLITITAEDADPVRAPEIANALAAALTAAVDSIEPTGESGMSPVKLSRVSDAQPAMSPASPNVPLNLALGTLVGLALGLGIAVLRTVLDTRVRTSRDIEQVTKAPMIGAIAFDPKAKERPLIVHADPLSPRAESFRALRTNLQFLDMGGRASFVVTSSVPSEGKSTTTINLAIALADAGKRVALLDADLRKPKVAEYLGIEGGAGLTDVLIGRTRVGDVMLPWGGRSLYVLPAGKIPPNPSELLGSRQMQQLLEVLERDFDVVLCDAPPLLPVTDAAILARATSGAIVAVAAGRTTRHQLSGALEALETVGAKVAGVALTMVPTRGPDSYYAGYGGYGGYGYIQKDTAKKASRGRKRKAPLAPAPTVPTVEQVGRRSTQGQPTAARRPVAE, translated from the coding sequence ATGGAGCTCAGCGACTACATCCGCATCCTCCGCAAGAACTGGGCCGTGATTCTGGTTGCGACTTTGCTGGGGCTCAGTGGCGCGGCAGCCTATTCGCTCACCCGAACGCCGATTTATGAATCCTCGAGCACAGTATTCGTCTCCACGCAGACGAGCGGCACAGTGGCCGAATTGCAGCAGGGTTCCAGCTTCACGCAGGCCCGTATCAATACGTATGTGGGTTTGGTCAAGACGCCGATCGTCATGAACCCGGTCATCGCCGAACTGGGTCTCGGCATCACTGCGGGCCAACTCGGACAATCAGTCACCGCCAGCGCGGCGCTCAACACCACACTCATCACGATCACCGCCGAAGACGCCGATCCGGTGCGTGCCCCGGAGATCGCGAATGCGCTCGCTGCGGCACTGACTGCGGCAGTGGATTCGATCGAGCCCACGGGCGAGTCGGGCATGAGCCCCGTGAAGTTGTCACGGGTGAGCGATGCACAGCCCGCGATGTCACCAGCCAGCCCAAATGTGCCGCTCAACCTGGCGTTGGGCACGCTGGTGGGCCTGGCCCTGGGCCTCGGAATCGCCGTGCTGCGGACCGTGCTCGATACCCGCGTGCGGACCTCCCGCGATATCGAGCAGGTCACCAAAGCCCCCATGATCGGCGCAATTGCTTTCGACCCGAAGGCAAAAGAGCGGCCACTCATCGTGCACGCCGATCCCCTCAGCCCACGCGCCGAGTCGTTCCGGGCGCTTCGCACCAACCTGCAGTTCCTCGACATGGGCGGGCGAGCGAGCTTCGTCGTGACGAGCTCCGTGCCCAGCGAGGGAAAATCAACCACCACGATCAACCTCGCCATCGCCCTCGCCGACGCCGGCAAGCGCGTCGCCCTGCTCGATGCCGACCTGCGCAAGCCGAAGGTGGCCGAGTACCTCGGCATCGAAGGCGGCGCGGGATTGACCGACGTGCTCATCGGTCGAACCCGTGTGGGCGACGTGATGCTGCCGTGGGGTGGCCGCAGTCTGTACGTGCTGCCGGCGGGCAAGATTCCCCCGAACCCGAGCGAACTGCTGGGATCCCGCCAGATGCAGCAGCTACTCGAGGTGCTTGAGCGCGACTTCGACGTGGTGCTGTGCGACGCTCCCCCGCTACTGCCGGTGACCGATGCCGCCATCCTCGCCCGCGCCACGAGCGGGGCCATCGTCGCCGTCGCTGCCGGTCGCACAACGCGCCATCAGCTGTCGGGTGCGCTCGAGGCACTGGAGACCGTGGGGGCGAAGGTTGCTGGCGTTGCCCTGACAATGGTGCCGACACGCGGACCCGACTCGTATTACGCCGGGTACGGCGGGTACGGCGGGTACGGCTACATCCAGAAGGACACGGCGAAGAAGGCCTCTCGCGGCCGCAAGCGCAAAGCCCCGCTCGCTCCCGCGCCGACCGTGCCGACAGTGGAGCAGGTAGGGCGTCGTTCCACTCAGGGTCAGCCGACGGCCGCGCGCCGCCCGGTAGCGGAGTAA
- a CDS encoding glycosyltransferase — MRIAQVVTYISPDGAFGGPSRVALGQAAALAERGHDVTVFAASPLDVVERRSQDGYILSKFPGRKVVPGDGFALMRAPRLNKAFRTQLSSFDVVHVHLARDLVTMPVAVAARMAGVPYVVQTHGMIDASGRWLARALDRFATKPVLRGARAALVLTDQEELDLRGVEPSVKIVRISNGIRVGQVAPYEGRKNRVLFLARLQERKRPVAFVEMATLLHESFPETEFVLVGPDEGEAAATQTAIERSGHSGKIRWVGPASPDETSDWIASARVYVLPSFGEVFPMTILEALSVGTPVVATDSLGIAGACGAHGAALITDGTARELAGAVARILTDSRLASELRAGGSRYLRKDLDISNVAAHLEDLYAAHAGASS, encoded by the coding sequence ATGAGAATCGCCCAGGTTGTGACCTACATCTCCCCCGACGGCGCCTTCGGGGGGCCGAGCCGTGTCGCGTTGGGACAGGCGGCAGCGCTCGCTGAGCGGGGCCATGACGTCACGGTGTTCGCAGCCTCGCCGCTCGATGTGGTGGAGCGCCGCTCGCAGGACGGCTACATCCTCAGCAAGTTTCCCGGACGAAAGGTCGTTCCTGGCGACGGGTTCGCCCTTATGCGTGCCCCACGACTGAATAAGGCGTTTCGGACTCAGCTGTCCAGCTTCGACGTCGTGCACGTGCATCTTGCACGCGACTTGGTGACTATGCCAGTCGCCGTCGCTGCCCGGATGGCCGGCGTTCCGTACGTCGTTCAGACGCACGGAATGATCGATGCATCGGGTCGCTGGCTTGCCCGAGCGCTCGACCGGTTCGCCACCAAGCCGGTCCTTCGAGGTGCGAGGGCGGCGCTGGTGCTAACCGATCAAGAAGAACTTGACCTTCGAGGCGTCGAACCCTCAGTTAAGATAGTCAGGATCTCGAACGGCATTCGCGTCGGCCAGGTGGCTCCGTACGAGGGGCGGAAGAACCGTGTTCTGTTCCTCGCGCGACTGCAGGAGCGAAAGCGGCCCGTGGCCTTCGTAGAGATGGCGACGCTGCTTCATGAGTCCTTCCCTGAAACGGAGTTTGTCTTGGTGGGGCCTGACGAAGGCGAAGCCGCGGCGACGCAAACGGCGATCGAACGATCGGGGCATTCGGGCAAGATTCGCTGGGTCGGCCCGGCCTCGCCAGACGAGACGAGCGACTGGATCGCCTCCGCGCGCGTATATGTTCTCCCGTCCTTCGGCGAGGTATTCCCCATGACGATCTTGGAGGCGCTCAGTGTGGGGACACCGGTCGTGGCGACCGACTCATTGGGCATCGCGGGGGCGTGCGGGGCCCACGGGGCGGCTCTCATTACCGACGGAACCGCGCGGGAACTCGCTGGAGCGGTCGCCCGGATCCTGACAGATTCCCGGCTCGCGAGTGAACTACGCGCGGGCGGGTCGCGCTATCTCCGAAAGGATCTAGATATCTCGAACGTAGCGGCACATCTCGAGGACCTGTATGCCGCGCACGCGGGGGCGTCGTCGTGA
- a CDS encoding oligosaccharide flippase family protein, with translation MRSISGQFFWVSGGRFMGALLQAVTLALFARVATPALFGVVASLTGIFLLMHALTDLGVTSHMTAVRASDPASGVVSAALRFNLWSSIVMAAVLTVLAVAWSAVSGVEAGALVGLAVATSIDRYADLRATLALADGNAKIFVGNMNLRRLVTLAAFLASIAVGAPALAGLAIATVIGSLAAGLSAFALTRAVELGSDPVPLGALIRGSWPYWLNTVGTQIRNLDVAVVTAAGGPLASGFYAAASRLTSPFRIIPTAMATVLLPAVSRLRAQGRGLAPAAKPAALVVFTTSAVYAFGVLIAPWVVTLVLGAAYAGAVVPVQIVMASMPFAAVASVLGSILQGVGQTRIVGSAAIAMSSVCLVMAFVGASLSGAAGAAMGLGFSYLVQAGILSYGMIRWRRREKRGRS, from the coding sequence ATGCGCTCCATCTCAGGGCAGTTCTTCTGGGTTTCCGGAGGGCGCTTCATGGGCGCCTTACTTCAGGCCGTCACCCTTGCCCTCTTTGCGCGTGTGGCTACCCCCGCTTTGTTCGGCGTGGTGGCCTCGCTAACTGGCATCTTCTTGCTCATGCACGCGCTGACAGACCTCGGCGTGACCTCTCACATGACCGCGGTGCGCGCATCGGACCCCGCGTCAGGGGTCGTGTCCGCAGCGCTGCGTTTCAACCTGTGGTCCTCCATCGTGATGGCCGCCGTGCTCACGGTGCTCGCCGTCGCGTGGTCTGCGGTCTCGGGCGTGGAAGCTGGAGCGCTCGTCGGGCTGGCAGTGGCGACGAGTATCGATAGGTATGCGGATCTCCGGGCAACGCTCGCGCTCGCCGATGGAAACGCCAAGATATTCGTCGGAAATATGAACCTCCGCAGGTTAGTCACTCTTGCAGCGTTCCTGGCTAGCATCGCCGTGGGCGCGCCAGCCCTGGCCGGGTTGGCGATCGCAACAGTGATCGGCTCCCTAGCCGCCGGCTTGAGTGCGTTTGCTCTGACAAGAGCGGTAGAACTTGGATCAGATCCCGTCCCGCTCGGCGCGCTGATCAGGGGGAGTTGGCCCTACTGGTTGAATACCGTCGGCACTCAGATTCGCAACCTGGATGTTGCTGTGGTCACGGCGGCGGGCGGGCCGCTCGCGTCAGGGTTCTACGCGGCCGCCAGCCGATTGACGTCTCCGTTCCGGATCATCCCGACCGCAATGGCGACCGTTCTGCTCCCGGCGGTCTCGCGTTTGAGGGCGCAAGGCCGGGGACTGGCCCCCGCAGCGAAGCCCGCAGCTCTGGTCGTCTTCACCACGTCAGCGGTGTACGCATTTGGGGTGCTTATTGCGCCGTGGGTGGTCACTCTTGTTCTCGGCGCCGCGTATGCGGGGGCAGTAGTGCCGGTCCAGATCGTAATGGCCAGCATGCCGTTCGCGGCTGTCGCATCCGTCCTCGGTTCCATCCTGCAGGGGGTGGGGCAGACCCGCATCGTCGGATCTGCAGCGATCGCAATGTCGTCTGTTTGCCTCGTGATGGCCTTTGTAGGGGCTTCATTGAGTGGTGCAGCGGGAGCCGCCATGGGCTTGGGATTCTCGTACCTCGTTCAGGCCGGTATCTTGTCCTACGGGATGATCCGATGGCGTCGTCGAGAGAAGAGGGGGCGGTCTTGA
- a CDS encoding acetyltransferase: MDNVPVIDLSEAPGERAAWGRPAWVVYLWAICELLFVTNPWQISSGLRVRVLRAFGAQIGEGVIFRPRTRVKFPWKLHIGDRSWIGEGVWFHNQDHIHVGHDVVLSQETFLTTGSHAHRRDMALITRPIHIDAGVWITSRCIVLGGTRIGRSALAQPMTVIAGVVPANTIIAGDRAEAVGVRFAVAEAEK; the protein is encoded by the coding sequence TTGGACAACGTGCCGGTCATCGACCTGTCAGAGGCACCCGGAGAGCGCGCCGCCTGGGGTCGACCAGCGTGGGTCGTCTACTTGTGGGCCATCTGTGAGTTGCTCTTCGTTACGAATCCGTGGCAGATCAGCTCGGGCCTTCGCGTGCGCGTTTTGCGGGCATTCGGCGCCCAGATCGGGGAGGGGGTCATATTTCGCCCTCGAACAAGGGTGAAGTTCCCCTGGAAATTGCATATCGGTGATCGTTCATGGATTGGCGAGGGCGTCTGGTTTCATAATCAGGACCACATCCATGTCGGCCACGACGTTGTGCTCTCGCAGGAGACGTTCCTCACGACAGGCAGCCACGCGCATCGGCGCGACATGGCGCTCATCACTCGACCGATCCACATTGATGCAGGCGTCTGGATCACGTCGCGTTGCATCGTGCTCGGGGGAACCCGAATTGGGCGGTCCGCCCTGGCCCAGCCGATGACTGTCATAGCCGGGGTCGTTCCTGCTAACACAATCATTGCCGGAGATCGGGCCGAGGCTGTTGGGGTGCGGTTCGCTGTCGCAGAGGCGGAGAAATGA